In Candidatus Berkelbacteria bacterium, the DNA window CAGAAGACTGGTTCGCCGTGGCGTTCCATCTGAATGAGCTCCAGTACTTCGGAAATGTACTTACCTAAATTCTCCTTGGTGAACATTTCCGGGTTACAGCCATGCATGTCGAGCATTAGCTCGGTGCCGTAGGGTCTTGTCTGAATCTCCATTTGCCAAATTCTAACAAGTGTATGGCCGTTTTCAAGGATGAGGTGAGATTCGAACTCTTGTCAGGCGACTTTTGGCGTGTAAACAAAACACGTTTGAACCAAGAACAGGTTCACTTATGAACCGTCTGGCTTGGCGGGAGCACAAGGATTCGAACCTAGGACCACCAAGGTATCTGCTGACGCAGCTGCTGAAAACTGTGGGCGGACCAGGGCTCGAACCTGGAACCACCAAGGTATAAGCTTGGCGCTCTACCATTGAGCTATCCGCCCACAGTTCCCAGCAGTAAGCTTGGCGCTCTGCAACCCTTCACTATACTCCCGAACCAGTTGATTTTACTCTATCAGCCGGTCAGACTCAATCCGCTACACCCAGGTTTGACAAGGTGAACCAATGCGGTATCTTGTTGACTAGATCCTTAGGGGACCACTTCTAGGGTTTAAAGAGGGGAAAATATAAGGAGGGGCCGTTTCGCCCTTTTTTAGGTGCGACAAGGCTCTTTAACAACTAGAAGGAGAAAAATGCAGAGATTGAAAAAACTCTTTGTCCGCTTTCTCGTTGTCCTTCTGGCTGTTCAGGGACAGGCGGCCGTATGGCTGTTCTCCCCTAGCGCCGCACACGCGGCCGGAACACAAGAAGTGGTCATTAACGAGATTATGTGGATGGGCTCGGAAGCAAGCGCTGCTGACGAGTGGATAGAGCTACGTAATAACAGTGAGACCAATACAGTGGACTTAACTAACTGGAAATTGACTAACGTTTCCAGTGGCGGTGATTTAGTGATTCCCGCAGGGACGATTGCGCCGGGCGGTTACTTTCTAATCAGTAATTACGACAAGACTAGCGCTAGTTCAGTGCTAAACGTAACGCCTGATTATGTAACAACGACACTGCAGGTCGGTAATAGCTGTCTGCCGATTGTTCTACAGGACGCGGCGTCAACCCAGGTTGACGAAATGGGTTGTAACGTCGCTGATTACTTTGGCGGCACCAACACCGCTACGAAAGCGGCTTTGGAACGCAACGCGGTAATCGAAGATGGGGCGCTAGCTAGTAGCTGGCACACTGGTGTTGGCAACGCGAATTTGGATGCTACGGCGACAAACACCCTAGCGACGCCAAAATTCGTAAACGACGTGACCGTAGCCACTGCTGGCACAGTCATGGACGGAGGCGACTTTACTGCTGTCCCGACAGCACTTAGCGCCAGCTGGTCTGGCTTTGCTGACCCTGAATCAGGGGTTATAAGTTATCTTGCCGGCGTAGGAACTACTGCCGGGGTTAATAACACCTTGGCGCTGACGAATGTCGGCAATGTTCTGAGCTATAACTTTGACTTCACCGGCTCCCCGTTAAGCGAGAACGAGACTTACTTCATTAACGTCATTGCCGTCAACGGAGTTAACCTACTGAGCAACACGGCATCAAGTAATGGAATCACGGTCAATACATCGGCGCCGAACGCGCCAGTGCCACTAATGGCGATCGACACGCCGAACGATAACGGCGGCTCGGTAACCGTATACTGGCAGGCCGGTGGCTCACCGGACGTCACGAGCTATCAGGTCAACTACCGTAAGCTTGGAGATGTCGGCTTCTTGAACACTAATGCTGGGCTGAATCTAAGCGCTGTTCTAACAGGCTTACTGAATGCCCCAGCGACTTACGAAGTGACAATTGAGTCGATCGACTTCAACAATCAGCACTCGGTCCCAACAGGGATTCTGCAAGTTCAGGCTCTCGATAACTTGGCGCCGATCCTCGACGTCAATAAAGTCGTGATCGCGCAGAATAAGCCGGGCAATAGCGACACGATCGGCGGTAACGCCGGCGCCTCAAACGAGGCTGGCGTGACAGTTTATGTTTTCGATCGCAATCCGGCCGAAACAACTAAAGTCCTCATCAACTCGGTAATGGCTAACGCCGACGGTAGCTTCAGTGTCATGGGTCTTGGCGACAACCGTTACGCCCAAGTTTGGGTGCAGCTGGTTGATGCCGCGGGTAACTCAAGTGAGGCGAAGGCCTTCACTAACGATACCGTTGCTCCGAACGCTCCAACGCTCAATAAATCAGTCGCAGTCTGTCCGGACAGGCCATGTCGGGTAACTCTTGAGTGGACGGATAACGGTCCGGACACGGCGTACTACAAGGTCAGCTATGTCGCGGGTGGAGTAGAAAAGCTTTCAATGGAATTTACTTCCACCACAGCTGCGCTCGATCTTGAGGGATGCGCGACGTACGGTTTCAAGGTCTTGGCTTTTGACAAATACGGCAACGAATCGTCTTCGAGCAATGCCTTTGAGTTCCGCTTGACCCCTGGCGTCAAAACAACTGTAGAGTTCGTTGACGGCAAGCAGGTCACTAAGACGGAGGCACTAGGCGGGACGCGACAAGTCCGACGCGCTTCTGTCCCTAGCGGATTTAGCGCCGAGATCATTCCCCCAGTTCAGGCGAGCGAACCTGAAGCCGACAAGGCGCCACTCGGCGATGACAGTGCCGACGGCGCAGCTTCAGACCAAGACTGGGTTCGAATCGGGGTTGTGATTGCCCTACTCTTGATAATTGCTGGCAGTTTTTACGCCTTATCGCGCTCAATGCGTGATGGCAACGGCGGGACGAGCAAGCAAGTAGTGAAAGATGTAAAAACGCCCGTGGCAGCTGGAACAAAGCGACCTCGCACGAAGCGTCGTGGTCGACCGGCCAGACGTAAGTAGTTAGGGTAGGCGCGTTTTAAGCGACAAAAACGATCCCTTCGGGGATCGTTTTTGTTATCTCTAGATGCTAGAGTGTTGGTGGCAATGGTTCTCGCTAACACGCAAAAACTTCTGGGGAGAATTTTAGTAATTCTACTGGTAGTTTTTGCGTTATATTCCAATGTTCGTTTGATAATCCGTAACAATAAATTGCACGAGCGTCTTTCCGAAGTGCAAACAGAACTCACAAATAAAGAGCTACGTAATAAAAAAATGTCGCTGTTGATCGCTTACTACCAGAGCCCGTCGTACCAAGATGTGGAGGCTAGGCGACGTTTGGGCCTGAAGCTACCCGATGAGACGGTGATGCAAGTTCGTGGCGTCGAATATAGTAAAGACGGTACCACTCTTGAAGACACTATCTATGAAAACACCGAAGTCGCCTCGCCTACTCCGCCGACAAACTTCTCGCGTTGGTGGGGGTACTTTTTCGGTAGCTAAATATAAGGAAGAGGCGCGCCCGTTTGGGCGCGCCTCAAGTTCTTGGCCGTTATGACGGCCTAGTGGAACCGGAACATCCGGTAGTATTCGTCAGGCCCCCAGCCGAGCTTGACGCCGTGCTCTTGGCAGACGCGCAAAGTCTCGGGATCGCCACCGCCTTTGGCTTTCGAGCCGCTGGTGGCAAAGATCACGTTGACCTTGGCGTCGGCGCACAATAGCGTCGGGCCGTCTGGGAACGGGAAGAAGGAGTCGCTGACAGCGACCGCTCCCCTCAGGTCGTGTCCGGCGTCGCGAGCGATCATCATCGCCAGCTTCGCCGCCGTCACCCGATCGGTCTGACCAGCACCGTTGCCGAGCAACATCCCGCCGCGCACAAGCGTGACGGTGTTGCTGACGCCGCACTCGCAGATTGTCGCCCCGAGGACGACGTCGTAGACCTCGTCCTGTGATGGGTCACCGAGCGGCCACTCCACCAGATGCGAGAAGAGGTCGAACGGCGGTAGCGGCTGCTGAACGATTTCGCCGCCGCGAAGCGGGCGGCGATCCGGCTCTTGTTTCATCATGCCCAATCCAGCGTTCTCGAGGGCCGGGTTGCCATAAAGGACGATGTCCTTCTTCACCTTCAAGCTAGCGATCGCCTCGTCGCTGAAAGAGGGCGCTACCACCTGGTGGATTAACCGTCGATTGGACGGCTCACCTTCTTCGGCAGGCTCCATCATGTAGTAAACGAGGTCGTGGGCGTCGGGTGCGCCAAGCCGGAATGAAGTAGTGACCGTCGCCCCAAAGATGGCCTGGGTGTTACTGGCGATCATCTTACGAATCGCGTCCTGCGTCGATTCGAAGCTAATGCCAACGCCGCACGGCTGCCCGTGCTTCATCGCTGCGGCAACGAATGGCTTGGCAAGAGCGTTCTTCTCGAAGTTGGCCCCAACCCGAACGACGAAGTCCGCACCGCGATCCAGGTCTGTCGTGTTAACAGAGCCGGGGTCGCCGTTTAGGAGTTGAAAGGCATGAGTTGCCAGCGGGTCGCTCGTCTGTGCACGATACTGACGCGCTTTGCCCTGCTGCGGGTTTTCTGCCCGTCGCAACGTGCGGTGAAGCTCACCGAAGTTCGCGAAGTAACGACCGTCGCCGTAGTGAACCGCGGCTACACCGCGATGTCTGGCTACGGTCATGAAGCCTTCGGCGACCATTTCATGAACGATCTCGTCGTCAAACGGCGTTCCGGACTCGAGGCGATCGAGAATCTTGTCGCACATCTCGGGGGAGGTGGCGACAAACGTCCCGTAGTGGCCGTCGCAAGCGTTGAGCTCCGCGGCTTTGGCGAATGAGCCAATCATTCCCGGGCCGCCCATGTCCTGCTTCTCGGCGATTTGGCGCCGCGTGCTATTGGGGTCAGCGATGGCGCCCGCGCCATCATAGATCGTGACGTAGCCACCGACGATTCGGTCGATGCCAAGCTCCTTGAGCTTCTCGCTCGCTTCCAAGGTTTGCGGTGCAAGAATGCCCGCATGGACCTTGTGGTGAAGCGTTTTGACGAGGTCGTTGAAGAGTTCCGGGAAGTCGATGATGTCACTTAAGTCCGTGACCTCGACCTCCGCTACTTTGAGGCACTTGGCCGTCCCGCCCGTTGAGGCGATTGAGTAGCCAAGAGCAAGAAGACGCTTCGCCTTGTCCGGTAAAGCGGGCTTGTCTCGATTGTCGACAGACATCAAGACCCAGCCCTTCGTTGAAGATTCGTTCATTATGGTTTCTCCGTCCTGCAAGTTTAGGTACGACAAAACCGAATCCCTCCAGATTCGTTTCGTGCCTGTGCCGGGGGAGAGAATTGAACTCTCGACCTCCACTTTATGAGTGTGGCGCTCTAACCGACTGAGCTACCCCGGCGCGTAAAAGTTCTCGCGTAATTGTATCAAGGTTAGACGTATATATGAAGGAGAAGGGGATGGTGGGGGATGAAGGCGCGGGGGCAGGAAAGTGTGTTTCTAAGACAGGAAGTCTCGCAGCTAGCGCTGCTCGGAAAGCTCCTTCGTCCAGGAAGGAACCCGCCTCACTTCGTTCGGCAATTCTCGCATACTAAAAGTATGCTCGAATCCGAACCACGCCAGCTGAAGCTGGCTGTTCGCCTCCTTCACGCCAGCAAAACAAAACACTAGCCATTGAGGCTAGTGTTTTGTTCTAGTAGCGGGGACAGGATTCGAACCTGTACCTGTTGGTTATGAGCCAACCGGGGTGCCATTCCCCTACCCCGCTAATATCGGATTATATCTAAAAATCAAGGTTGAATCTAGTCGGAGGTGAGCTGACTTTTCTGGAATATCTAATGCATCTCGGGCTACCCACTTGATACGGATCTACCTGGATATTTGATTTCTACCGGTATAATCTGCCGTTTCAGATTTACCTCAGCACTTCGTGCCAATCGGTATAATCTGCCGGTTGCAGATTTACCTCGATATTTCATATCTTTCGGTATAAAATATGGAACATGCCGCAGCGTAACCGCGTCACGCGTCAGATCGTCTCTATTGTCACAGTATTATTTCTAGCCCTAATCGGCTGGGTAATTTTGCTTGGGCCAAATTCCAAAAAAACCGAAGACGTCGGCATCTCCCAAATTGCCCAGGAGGTTCAAGAGGGAAAGGTCGAGCTTATCCGCGTTGAAGGTAATAAAGTGATTGCTATCACCAAGGACCAGCGTGAGCTAGTAGCTTTCAAAGAGGCGAGCCAGGGCCTTAAAGACTACGGCATCACTGGCGACAAAGTTAAGCTCCAGATCGATAATCCTGATTCTGGTGCCCTTTGGACGACGTTGCTTTCGGTGATGCTGCCATTTGCCCTATTGATACTGATTCTGTGGCTCATGAGTCGGCAGGCACGAGCTGGCAACATGCAAGCGCTTTCCTTTGGACGCTCAACTGCCAAAATCGCCGATCCACGAAAACGAACAACCTTTAAAGATGTTGCGGGGCTAAAAGGCGCCAAACAAGAATTAGTCGAAATCGTCGACTTTTTGAAGAGCCCGGGTAAGTTCAAAGCGCTTGGCGCGGAAATCCCCCGAGGTGTTTTGCTGTACGGTCCGGCAGGCGTTGGTAAAACCTTGCTCGCCAAGGCCGTGGCTGGTGAAGCCGAGGTTCCCTTCTTCACCTTGTCTGCTTCAGAATTCGTAGAGATGTTCGTCGGCGTCGGCGCCTCAAGAGTCCGCGATCTTTTCGCTAAGGCTAAACGCGTCGGGCCGGCAGTAATCTTCATAGATGAGCTAGATGCTGTTGGCCGTCAGCGCGGCACTGGCTTGGGTGGCTCGCATGACGAACGCGAGCAGACTTTGAACCAAATTCTTGTCGAGATGGACGGGTTCGACACTGATACTAATGTCATCATACTCGCCGCGACTAACCGGCCAGACGTGCTCGACCCGGCCCTGCTACGCCCCGGTCGATTCGATCGTAAAGTTGCCCTTGATATTCCTGACCGACAAGAGCGCAAAGAAATTATTGAAGTTCATGCTCGAAATAAGCCGATTGCTAAAGGCGTTGATTTTAATGAAGTCGCCAAAACCACACCAGGACTAGCCGGTGCGGATCTGCGCAACATCGTTAACGAAGCAGCAATTTTGGCCGCCCGGGAAAATCGCAAGCAAATTGAGCAGAAAGATTTTCGTAACGCCATCGAAAAAGTCATGCTCGGCCCGGAACGTACCAGCCATATTATGCTTGGTAAAGAACGAGAAATTGTTGCCTACCACGAGTCGGGGCACGCGATCATCGGTCATATTCTTTCCGAATTGGATGATGTTCATAAAGTCTCAATCGTCTCGCGTGGCATGGCCTTAGGGTTCACCTTGTCGCTACCAAGTGAAGATCGCCGCTTAGTGCCAAAAACCAAATTTGAGCAACAGATCGTTCAGCTTCTAGGCGGTCGCGCGGCGGAGCAATTGATATTCAACGAAGTTACGACCGGTGCCTCAAATGATCTAGAGCAGGCAACTTCAATCGCCCGCAATATGGTGACAATCTTTGGCATGAGCGAACTTGGGCCAATTAAACTTGGCGAACGCGAAGAGATGGTGTTCCTCGGCCGGGAAATGGGCATGCATAAAGTTCACTCGGAGAAAGTCGCCTCAGAAATTGATGAGCAAATTCACACCATTATTAACCGTGCCTGGAAGCAGGCTCTGGAAATTCTCAAGAAGGAGATGAAAACGCTCCATGAGATGTCGAAATTACTACTCGACAAAGAAACGCTTGAAGACGACGATCTGCGTACCATACTCGGGACACTGAAAACCGCTCCGGTGAGCAACTAGCCAGCGCCTCGTAATAAAGGCAAACTAAAGCTATGGAGGGCATTACTGTTGCAGGGAGTAGGCAAGCGCCATTTTCGGAGCGACTTTATTGGGTTACAGGCTGGGTTTATGATTTCTCAAAGGTAGCCACAATTTTCCTACTTGTGGGGCTGGTCGTACACTACTTTTTCTATACGGCGCTTATAGTTCGTGGCAAGAGCATGGTACCGACATTCGCTGACGGACAAATCCTGACCGTTAACAAGATCGCTTACGTTACCGGTGCGCCGGAGCGCGGCGATGTTGTGGCCATGTTCTTTCCTGGCGAGACGGAGAAGCGGTTTATCAAGCGGATTGTTGCGCTGCCCGGAGAAACCATTTCCATAAAACAGGGCAAAACCTACATTAACGGCGTCCTGCTAAAAGAGCCTTATCTTAAAAAAAGTGTCATCACGGTGCCGGAAATGGAGCGAACGCTGGTTGGGGGCGAGTACTTCGTGATGGGTGATAATCGAGGCAACTCAAGTGACTCCAGGGCATGGGGGCCAGTGCCAGAGTCGTTCGTTATAGGCAAAGTTATGGCCAAGGTGGGCTCGCTCTAGTTAACCAGCGGGCCGCGCATTTCGGTGAGCATTGTGGAGATAGTTTTACTAAATTGCTCAATCTCTCTGGCGAATTGGCTGGTGCTAGTTTCTTCGTAGCTGATGAACCAGTCGGGCTTAATGATAATCATTTCCGAGATATCGAAACGGCCGGCCCAGTTTTTAGTTTTGCCTAAGGCGATGGCATATCCCAGATATTTTTCGAACACTCGATTACGGGCTGCTTCAAGTGAGAGCGGCTGAGCTTCTGAGAGGTAGTTAGCAAAGGCTAGCCACTCCGCCCGCTCGTTTAACCCAAGTTGGGTGTAGCGCACTAGACCTGGGGTTAGCCTTAATATCAGTCGACAGAAGATCATCGTGCCGGCGACCGGTAGCAGCAAGTACGGCGACGTGCCGGTTACGGCAATCCAGATTGCGCCTATCACGCTCAAGTAATAAAGCGACAAGGCAAAAAGTTTGTATCGGACGCGTGTACGGTGCGGGTTCTCGGCGAAATATTGTTTGCGAGTCACGATCTCGTAGATATCGTCAAACGCCCGACGAACTTTCGGATTAAAAAGCGACTGACGGTTGAGCGCACGCATTTCGCTTTCGGTCAGTTTTGTATTAGCGACGGGGAAGAGCGCTTCTAGGATGCCTTGCTCCCAAGGCTCTAGCCGATCATCAAATTGTCGGCGTTGGCTCAAGTAATACTGCCCGCTTTTTTTAACGATAACGATATAGCCGCGTTGGCAGAGGTCGATTAACATGGCCACGATTTCTTTCGGGTAGACTTTCTTATCTACGAGCGTGCCAACCACGAGCGGCGATAGCGCACTTGGCACTGTGGTGCGCAGGCGTTTGTTCGGTTTCTCGATAGCTTTTTGCCTAGCCAAGAGTCGTAGCAGCACCGCCAATCCAAGCAACGGCAAGAGTATCCCAAGTACAAGAAAGGGTACGATCTCCAGATTTTCTAAGGCCAAACGTAGTTCTTCAATCAAACTGAGGTGAAGAACGCTTTTAGGCCAGTGCGCGTTAATGGTTAGTATCGCGTTCGGGCCCATGAATGAGGCTTGATAAGTCAGGGTCTGACTATCGGGCCGCTCAACGCGGGTTTGTCCGACGCCACCGATAGCGTAAATATTTCCCGTTAGTCCGTCCCCGGAGGCCTCGGCCGGCAATTTGAAAGTAGTGCGCAGTTGTTTAACCGAGAAACCTGACTCTCTTAAGACTTGGAAATATAGCTGATCTCGCTCTTTAGACCGGATCAGTTTTGATGAGGCCCGGTAGGTTAAACTCCAAAGCTGGTGAGGCGTCTCGGCGATCAGGTTAACTTGATCGCCAGTTCGCTGCTGTTTGATCTCGCTGGGCTGTATCGGCACACCGTCACCACTCAACGAGAGCTTGGTTAACTCGCCGTAGATAGGCCAATTCAAACTGGTCGGAGAGGCGAATATCAGCTCCTGCACAACCTCCAAAGACCCGTCCTGCCGAAGTTCTAGGTTCAGTGTCGCGAGATCAACGCTCTGCTCGACCTTAGCGGCGACACCGGAGGGCAAGAAAAGTAAAACGGCTGCTTGTAGGGTCAGTATAATGACCTTAAGATAAAGTCGAGACGACATGCTTTTATCATATCCTAGAACTAAGGGCTGTGGCTGATGCGACGCTTAGGCAGAGTCTTTTTGACAACCTCAGCCGTTCTAGTGCTACTGGTGAACCTAATAATGATCCTGCTATACGGCAAACAGTTCTACGCTTGTTCGGAGAGCTTTGTCGTCGAGAACTTCTGCGGTGGCCCCGGGGTAGCGTCGCCGTACCTGCCAATTCTACTTCTTAACCTGGTTGTCATCGGGACGATAATTCTGTGTTGGCTGGCAGTCCATTACTACGTCAAAACACACCGTTAGTAATCGTAGTACTGATATAACGGGTGTGGTAGGCTGAAACTAATGCGCCGAATTGTCTGGATAGTTATTATCGCTCTCTTGGTCGTCACCCCAATTTTTATCTGGTGGCAGGGACAGAGGCAGCGCAACAATCTCGAAACAGCCTACGGAATTATGCTAGCTAATCGGCCAACTAAATTTTGCCCACCATCAGCCGAGGTTGTCATAACACGAGGCGATGAGGAGAAGATTATTTTTGACGCTGAAGTAATAGTTAAAAATTGCGAGTTAATTCCGCTCGATAGATCACAGCTTAACGAGGCTACGAGCTACTATATTTACGCTCGCCTAAATGAAGTGCGCGCCTTTAGAATAGTTGCGACGGGTCCGATTACATCGGGCATGGAGTACCCAATTATGCTGGGCGATTTGAATAACGATAACGCCATCGACCCACAAGACAAGCTTGTAGTTGAAGAAGCCATGAAAGTAGGCGGCTACTCGAAGTCAGCCGACGTTGATAAGGACGGTAATGTCGGGATTATCGACTATTCACTCGTGACATTGAATCAAGGCGCTGGCGCCAGTCGCCCTGATGGCGTTGCCTGGAAGGCGCGGCAATGAAGCTGATATCGACGCGAGCAACATTTATTATTGTCAGTCTAGTGACAATTGCGTTATTGGCCGGATCTGTAATATTGCAGCAAATCGTATTTCGCGCCGAGCAAGAGTTCTCAGCGTTGACGCTTAGTCCCACCACCTTTCGTGTCGCCCAAGGTCAGCCAGTGGATTTAAGCCTCAACTCTATCTCCGTTAACCAAGTAATTGTTTCGGGACTTCAAGTTAAGTTAGGCTACGAGGCCGCTAAACTTACATTCAAAGAAGCGGTGCCACCGATCGGTTGGCAGACGCTGCGGCTTGCGTCGACGACTGATACTGTCGATTGGATTCTCGCACCGATTACGAGCTCGACGTCGCTCGTTACATTGCAGGGCGAGGTGAAGTTAGGGACGGTGCGTTTTCTAGCGACTGGTGCGGGTGTGACAAATGTTACAGTCGCACAGGAATCAACAGTGCTCTCGGCGGTTGACCAAGTCAGGGGCAGCTTCGTCTATAACGCGGCTGAAAGCGTTCAGGACAGTGCTGGTACAATCACGGCAGGTAACGTGGGGGAAATAACTTTCCCAGAAGCCAAGTTGCCGGTAATAGTGCCTGAAGAAACCGATGATTCTGCTAAGTTCGGCACTCAGCGCATCGTCTCTAGCTACGTCGAGACAAGCGCTCGAGCGGGACTGGTCTTTGTCACCCTCGCTTCCAGCGGCAAAGTCACGGTGGAATTTGGCCCCACCCCAGCACTTGGTAATAAAGCGGAAACGACGCGGGAGAGTGCCACGCACGTTATTAATCTGTCTAGCCTCGACCCTAATCAACAATATTACTATCGAGTACTTGGCGAGGAAACGCAGCAACGTTCCAGGGTTGTTGGTGCGCTGAAAACATTTAAAACAACTGCAGAGGGAACAGGAACGCTCTCGGCTGGCCGCTCTAAGGTAGTGGCCTTTCCCGCCAAATCCAAACAGACCTCTACACTCTTTATCTTTCCACGCGACGACGAGGGCAAAACTGTCGAGTCAGCTGGTCTTACCGTTGAACACGAGGGCGACGCTACTCTAGGCCAAGTAAGTACTCTCGGAGGTTACTATGTTGTTGAAGTGACAACGGCTACGGACAAGAAGCAGGCCGTGAAGCTGACCCCTAAGGTAGGCGAAACTGCCCTTGAGGCGCGCACGGTTGTTTTGGACCCTGAGTATAAAGAGCCGACAGTGACCTTGAACAAGTCGGAGCTTGTCCTGGCATGGAACGACAAAACGATGGCTTTCCTATTCGGAGGCGCTATCTTACTTTTCCTACTGCTCTATTTCTTTGTCAGGTTAGCGCGGAGCCGTTGATGCTACCGACAGCGAGTAGCACTAACGCAGGCCTTCTGGATAGATGATTAAACGTCTCGGAGGCCTCTTTTATCAGAGCAGCAACCTTAAACAAGCGGTCGGGATTCTATTCGTAACGGTGCTAATTAGTAACGTCCTTGGCCTGCTACGAAACGTTATTATTGCCAATCGTGTTGGTGTTGCCTTTGGGACCTTCGGGCCGCTCGACAACTATTACGCTGCCTTCGTACTGCCGGACCTTCTCTATAACATTATTATTGTTGGCGCCCTTTCCTCGGCAATCCTGCCGTTGCTAGTAACGATTGATTCGGAAGGTGACAACGCTAGATTCTGGAAAACATTCAACGTTCTGCTCTCGACCGGATTCACGGCGATCGTTGTAGGGCTCGTCTTTTTATATTTATTGCTGCCAGTGCTTATTCCAATAATCTATCCTGGCTTC includes these proteins:
- a CDS encoding lamin tail domain-containing protein; translated protein: MQRLKKLFVRFLVVLLAVQGQAAVWLFSPSAAHAAGTQEVVINEIMWMGSEASAADEWIELRNNSETNTVDLTNWKLTNVSSGGDLVIPAGTIAPGGYFLISNYDKTSASSVLNVTPDYVTTTLQVGNSCLPIVLQDAASTQVDEMGCNVADYFGGTNTATKAALERNAVIEDGALASSWHTGVGNANLDATATNTLATPKFVNDVTVATAGTVMDGGDFTAVPTALSASWSGFADPESGVISYLAGVGTTAGVNNTLALTNVGNVLSYNFDFTGSPLSENETYFINVIAVNGVNLLSNTASSNGITVNTSAPNAPVPLMAIDTPNDNGGSVTVYWQAGGSPDVTSYQVNYRKLGDVGFLNTNAGLNLSAVLTGLLNAPATYEVTIESIDFNNQHSVPTGILQVQALDNLAPILDVNKVVIAQNKPGNSDTIGGNAGASNEAGVTVYVFDRNPAETTKVLINSVMANADGSFSVMGLGDNRYAQVWVQLVDAAGNSSEAKAFTNDTVAPNAPTLNKSVAVCPDRPCRVTLEWTDNGPDTAYYKVSYVAGGVEKLSMEFTSTTAALDLEGCATYGFKVLAFDKYGNESSSSNAFEFRLTPGVKTTVEFVDGKQVTKTEALGGTRQVRRASVPSGFSAEIIPPVQASEPEADKAPLGDDSADGAASDQDWVRIGVVIALLLIIAGSFYALSRSMRDGNGGTSKQVVKDVKTPVAAGTKRPRTKRRGRPARRK
- a CDS encoding septum formation initiator family protein encodes the protein MVLANTQKLLGRILVILLVVFALYSNVRLIIRNNKLHERLSEVQTELTNKELRNKKMSLLIAYYQSPSYQDVEARRRLGLKLPDETVMQVRGVEYSKDGTTLEDTIYENTEVASPTPPTNFSRWWGYFFGS
- the ftsH gene encoding ATP-dependent zinc metalloprotease FtsH; the protein is MPQRNRVTRQIVSIVTVLFLALIGWVILLGPNSKKTEDVGISQIAQEVQEGKVELIRVEGNKVIAITKDQRELVAFKEASQGLKDYGITGDKVKLQIDNPDSGALWTTLLSVMLPFALLILILWLMSRQARAGNMQALSFGRSTAKIADPRKRTTFKDVAGLKGAKQELVEIVDFLKSPGKFKALGAEIPRGVLLYGPAGVGKTLLAKAVAGEAEVPFFTLSASEFVEMFVGVGASRVRDLFAKAKRVGPAVIFIDELDAVGRQRGTGLGGSHDEREQTLNQILVEMDGFDTDTNVIILAATNRPDVLDPALLRPGRFDRKVALDIPDRQERKEIIEVHARNKPIAKGVDFNEVAKTTPGLAGADLRNIVNEAAILAARENRKQIEQKDFRNAIEKVMLGPERTSHIMLGKEREIVAYHESGHAIIGHILSELDDVHKVSIVSRGMALGFTLSLPSEDRRLVPKTKFEQQIVQLLGGRAAEQLIFNEVTTGASNDLEQATSIARNMVTIFGMSELGPIKLGEREEMVFLGREMGMHKVHSEKVASEIDEQIHTIINRAWKQALEILKKEMKTLHEMSKLLLDKETLEDDDLRTILGTLKTAPVSN
- the lepB gene encoding signal peptidase I, translating into MEGITVAGSRQAPFSERLYWVTGWVYDFSKVATIFLLVGLVVHYFFYTALIVRGKSMVPTFADGQILTVNKIAYVTGAPERGDVVAMFFPGETEKRFIKRIVALPGETISIKQGKTYINGVLLKEPYLKKSVITVPEMERTLVGGEYFVMGDNRGNSSDSRAWGPVPESFVIGKVMAKVGSL
- a CDS encoding DUF2207 domain-containing protein, yielding MSSRLYLKVIILTLQAAVLLFLPSGVAAKVEQSVDLATLNLELRQDGSLEVVQELIFASPTSLNWPIYGELTKLSLSGDGVPIQPSEIKQQRTGDQVNLIAETPHQLWSLTYRASSKLIRSKERDQLYFQVLRESGFSVKQLRTTFKLPAEASGDGLTGNIYAIGGVGQTRVERPDSQTLTYQASFMGPNAILTINAHWPKSVLHLSLIEELRLALENLEIVPFLVLGILLPLLGLAVLLRLLARQKAIEKPNKRLRTTVPSALSPLVVGTLVDKKVYPKEIVAMLIDLCQRGYIVIVKKSGQYYLSQRRQFDDRLEPWEQGILEALFPVANTKLTESEMRALNRQSLFNPKVRRAFDDIYEIVTRKQYFAENPHRTRVRYKLFALSLYYLSVIGAIWIAVTGTSPYLLLPVAGTMIFCRLILRLTPGLVRYTQLGLNERAEWLAFANYLSEAQPLSLEAARNRVFEKYLGYAIALGKTKNWAGRFDISEMIIIKPDWFISYEETSTSQFAREIEQFSKTISTMLTEMRGPLVN